One window of the Nicotiana tabacum cultivar K326 chromosome 4, ASM71507v2, whole genome shotgun sequence genome contains the following:
- the LOC107774413 gene encoding U2 small nuclear ribonucleoprotein A', whose product MVRLTADLIWKSPHFFNAIRERELDLRGNKIPVIENLGATEDQFDTIDLSDNEIVKLENFPYLNRLGTLLMNNNRITRINPNIGEFLPKLHTLILTSNRLTNLVEIDPLASLPNLKFLSLLDNNITKRPNYRLYVIHKLKSLRLLDFRKVKQKERLEASNLFASEEAEEQAKKESVKTFVPGEVPAATEETKEDEAPKPVAPTPEQIIAIKAAIVNSQTLEEVARLEQALRSGQLPADLNIGDYDIAAKKEDAKEDKMVTDGDDKANKTEEENIPEQKTDGPTDMEQE is encoded by the exons ATGGTGAGGCTAACGGCGGATTTGATTTGGAAAAGTCCTCACTTCTTCAATgccattcgcgaacgcgagttaGATCTTCGAG GAAATAAGATTCCTGTTATTGAGAACTTGGGTGCTACTGAG GATCAATTCGACACAATTGATTTATCTGATAATGAGATTGTTAAACTCGAGAATTTTCCTTATCTTAATCGGCTTGGAACCTTACTAATGAACAACAATAGGATTACGCGTATTAACCCCAACATTGGAG AGTTTCTGCCAAAGTTGCACACTTTGATTCTTACCAGCAATAGACTTACAAATCTGGTTGAAATTGATCCGCTTGCGTCTCTACCAAACCTGAAGTTTCTTAGTCTGCTTGACAACAATATCACAAAGAGACCAAATTATCGACTTTATGTCATTCACAAATTGAAGTCCTTGCGTTTGTTGGATTTCAGGAAAGTAAAGCAAAAG GAGCGATTGGAAGCAAGTAATTTATTTGCGTCAGAAGAAGCTGAAGAACAGGCTAAAAAGGAATCTGTGAAGACCTTTGTACCTGGTGAGGTTCCGGCAGCCACCGAGGAAACAAAGGAAGATGAAGCACCTAAACCAGTTGCTCCTACACCTGAGCAAATTATAGCAATTAAG GCTGCCATTGTGAATTCCCAAACTCTCGAGGAGGTTGCTAGACTTGAACAG GCATTGAGGTCTGGCCAGCTTCCTGCAGATCTAAATATTGGTGATTACGATATTGCTGCTAAAAAGGAAGACGCCAAAGAAGACAAGATGGTAACAGATGGCGACGATAAAGCTAACAAGACGGAGGAGGAAAATATACCTGAGCAGAAGACTGACGGTCCTACAGATATGGAGCAG gAGTAG